The Brevibacillus brevis genome contains a region encoding:
- a CDS encoding ABC transporter permease, giving the protein MDIWSIAVKEIKSSLREKRTFMFMLALPIILMLILGSALSNAFDDTRTVDDMRLLYKSNWTNAQISTGWNAFIETIGKNGVEVVEAESGTDGHEEIRANRYTGYAVVSDEGIEFYGSSENAIGSNILAGMLTAFADRYSLASAAFQVDPETAAATLSAAGQNNEFIRETTLNPNKKPGSIDYYAMAMTTMIGLYAMFNASYLFSGERTKKTAIRLMAAPVSKGAIFTGKVIGCTVINLFFVLAVFLFSKFVFKADWGSHYGMVILVLLTEVLLAVSLGLGISFLFKGEGVRAINNIFTQVASFAGGAYFPIDQSDGFFSLLSNLSPLHWVNTGLLQMIYTDNPTGAWFAIAMNVSIATSFIIFSVITMRRREGVFV; this is encoded by the coding sequence ATGGATATATGGAGTATCGCTGTAAAAGAAATCAAGTCCAGCCTTCGCGAAAAGAGAACGTTTATGTTTATGCTAGCACTACCCATCATCTTGATGCTGATATTAGGTTCCGCCCTATCCAATGCATTCGATGACACGAGGACTGTGGATGACATGCGCCTGTTGTATAAAAGCAACTGGACGAACGCGCAAATATCGACGGGGTGGAACGCTTTTATAGAAACTATCGGAAAAAATGGAGTCGAGGTCGTTGAAGCGGAATCAGGCACAGACGGGCATGAGGAAATAAGAGCGAATCGCTATACGGGGTACGCAGTTGTCAGTGATGAAGGGATTGAGTTTTATGGAAGCAGTGAGAATGCGATCGGAAGCAATATCCTTGCCGGGATGCTAACTGCTTTTGCAGATCGCTACTCGCTCGCATCCGCAGCCTTTCAGGTAGACCCAGAGACTGCTGCGGCTACTCTTTCAGCTGCCGGACAAAACAATGAATTTATTCGCGAAACGACCTTGAATCCGAATAAAAAACCGGGCTCCATCGACTATTACGCGATGGCAATGACCACGATGATTGGGCTCTACGCGATGTTCAATGCCAGTTATTTATTCAGCGGAGAGCGAACGAAAAAAACGGCCATTCGATTAATGGCAGCGCCTGTAAGCAAAGGTGCCATTTTTACCGGAAAAGTGATCGGGTGTACGGTGATCAACCTGTTTTTCGTACTAGCTGTGTTCTTATTCAGCAAGTTCGTGTTCAAAGCGGATTGGGGCAGCCATTACGGGATGGTTATCCTGGTGCTTTTGACAGAGGTGCTGCTTGCGGTCAGCTTGGGCCTCGGTATTAGCTTTCTTTTCAAAGGCGAAGGGGTAAGGGCAATCAACAATATTTTTACGCAAGTCGCCTCCTTTGCAGGGGGTGCCTATTTTCCAATTGATCAATCGGATGGCTTCTTCAGCCTCCTGTCCAATCTTTCTCCCCTTCACTGGGTAAATACAGGTCTGCTGCAAATGATCTACACAGACAATCCGACAGGCGCATGGTTTGCGATTGCGATGAATGTGAGCATTGCCACGTCGTTCATCATCTTTTCTGTTATCACGATGCGCAGACGAGAGGGGGTTTTTGTATGA
- a CDS encoding ABC transporter ATP-binding protein, with translation MSHVLEIRQLTKKFGDFVAVDNMSLNVREGEIFGFLGANGAGKSTTINMIASLLRVTKGEITLLGKNIEKHSKFAKMNIGIVPQDIAIYEDMTAYENVRFFAGLYGLRGSLLRERTEEALEFVGLGDKSTSFPKNFSGGMKRRLNIACAIAHRPKLIIMDEPTVGIDPHSRNYILNSVRKLNDMGCTIIYTSHYMEEVEEICTRIAIVDHGKVIAEGSKEQLKAIITDAKEIWIGVRADEPLNREALKAIAGVDAVLQEENTIKIVSKTEINNLNRIIQQLIKDQVEIRSVEEQAPNLETVFLTLTGRNLRD, from the coding sequence GTGAGTCATGTATTGGAAATTCGTCAATTAACGAAAAAATTCGGTGATTTCGTCGCCGTCGACAATATGTCTCTGAACGTGCGTGAAGGAGAAATCTTTGGTTTCTTGGGGGCCAACGGAGCGGGAAAGAGCACGACCATCAACATGATCGCCTCCCTGTTGCGCGTAACAAAGGGCGAGATTACCTTGCTGGGAAAAAACATTGAGAAACACAGCAAATTCGCCAAAATGAACATCGGCATCGTGCCACAAGATATCGCCATCTACGAGGATATGACTGCCTATGAAAACGTGAGGTTTTTTGCTGGCTTGTACGGACTGCGTGGATCACTGCTTCGCGAACGGACGGAAGAGGCGCTTGAATTCGTAGGTCTCGGTGACAAATCGACTAGCTTTCCCAAAAACTTTTCTGGCGGGATGAAGCGTCGGTTAAACATCGCTTGCGCCATTGCCCATCGGCCGAAGCTGATCATCATGGACGAACCTACTGTCGGGATTGACCCTCATTCACGCAATTATATCTTGAATTCGGTACGCAAGCTGAACGACATGGGCTGCACGATCATCTATACGAGCCATTACATGGAGGAAGTCGAAGAAATCTGCACTCGCATTGCCATCGTTGACCATGGAAAAGTCATCGCAGAAGGATCGAAGGAGCAGTTAAAAGCGATTATTACTGACGCGAAGGAAATTTGGATTGGCGTCAGAGCAGATGAACCGTTAAACCGCGAAGCTCTAAAGGCGATTGCTGGTGTGGATGCGGTGCTTCAAGAAGAGAATACGATCAAAATCGTTTCCAAAACGGAGATCAACAACCTGAACCGAATCATTCAACAATTAATCAAGGATCAGGTAGAAATCCGCTCCGTTGAAGAGCAAGCGCCGAATCTGGAGACTGTGTTCTTGACCTTAACCGGTCGAAACTTGCGAGACTAG
- a CDS encoding sensor histidine kinase, whose amino-acid sequence MELWTMANKAAVLGFIIVTSFLAHPTSEIDPWQMLVYLLYLAINLTILIVKKRNHKQLFMGLSIVFVVASTLVLDPLFVLLLPVHILELAFLAIMQRLVVFGCMLLPLFIVLPEWMPLYLLTAFLSYLLYRSGNMLTDKLRRLEAEREKMREDLQSLTRSLNESSEYFRQSTYTIQLEERNRLSQQIHDDVGHAVAGALIQMEASRLLMATDQDKASELLRNAIAISKEGLERIRVTLKDVKPRPEELGINRLRLFVDELSARETVTATLTFDGDIDVITPIQWKIIQQNATEAVTNALKYAKATAISLEVRVLNTFIKAVVTDNGAGAEKVVKGLGILGMEERAASAGGTVIVDGTRGFSVTTLLPYRNE is encoded by the coding sequence ATGGAGTTATGGACAATGGCTAATAAGGCAGCGGTGCTTGGATTTATCATCGTGACTTCTTTTCTTGCTCATCCTACTTCTGAAATTGACCCTTGGCAAATGCTTGTGTACTTGTTGTATTTGGCTATTAATCTCACTATTCTCATTGTGAAAAAGAGGAATCATAAGCAATTGTTTATGGGGCTATCCATCGTGTTCGTGGTAGCAAGTACACTTGTGTTGGACCCGTTATTTGTGTTGCTCTTGCCAGTCCACATTTTGGAGCTCGCGTTCTTGGCGATTATGCAGAGGTTGGTCGTATTTGGATGTATGCTGTTGCCTTTATTCATTGTTTTACCTGAATGGATGCCCTTGTATTTACTGACGGCCTTTCTTAGCTATTTGCTGTATAGGAGTGGCAACATGCTAACTGACAAGCTTCGCAGATTAGAGGCTGAACGGGAGAAGATGAGAGAGGATTTACAAAGCTTGACCCGCTCCTTGAACGAGAGCAGCGAATACTTCCGCCAGTCGACTTATACGATTCAACTGGAGGAGCGCAATCGCCTTTCTCAACAAATTCACGACGATGTAGGGCATGCGGTGGCAGGTGCGCTCATTCAGATGGAAGCGTCGCGACTGCTGATGGCGACTGATCAGGACAAGGCATCCGAGCTGCTTCGCAATGCGATCGCCATATCGAAGGAAGGGCTGGAGCGAATCAGAGTGACACTCAAGGATGTGAAGCCACGGCCAGAGGAGCTGGGGATCAATCGGCTCCGGTTGTTTGTTGATGAGCTGTCTGCGAGAGAGACAGTGACAGCCACGCTTACTTTTGATGGAGACATTGACGTCATTACACCGATTCAGTGGAAAATCATCCAGCAAAATGCAACGGAAGCGGTCACGAATGCACTCAAATATGCAAAGGCGACAGCGATTTCTCTAGAGGTACGGGTGCTGAACACTTTCATAAAAGCAGTGGTCACAGACAATGGTGCCGGCGCAGAAAAGGTTGTAAAAGGGCTTGGCATTCTCGGGATGGAGGAGAGAGCTGCTTCCGCTGGTGGAACAGTGATTGTAGACGGTACGCGAGGCTTTAGCGTGACCACACTGCTGCCTTATCGCAACGAATGA
- a CDS encoding response regulator transcription factor encodes MKIKVLIADDNSFIREGMKIILTSFEEFEVVGSVEDGVEAVTFCKQNEVDIALLDVRMPNMNGVEATRVLTADTTVKPLILTTFDDDEFVLEAIQAGARGYLLKNNDPNRIRDAIKSVYNNHHVLQDVVLDKIKMNLNAGSNAADTVSTTAPSKATAAIPTESKIDQSLFTERELDVMKQISKGLSNKEIAKKLFISEGTVANYITSILNKTALEHRTQIAIYYLTGETNMSD; translated from the coding sequence TTGAAAATCAAAGTGTTGATCGCAGACGACAATTCGTTTATACGGGAAGGCATGAAAATCATCCTGACGAGCTTCGAGGAGTTTGAAGTAGTGGGGAGTGTAGAGGATGGGGTAGAAGCGGTGACGTTTTGTAAACAGAACGAGGTAGACATAGCACTCTTGGACGTTCGGATGCCGAACATGAATGGAGTGGAAGCGACTCGTGTGCTGACTGCCGATACTACGGTCAAACCGCTCATTTTGACCACATTCGACGATGATGAATTTGTCCTCGAGGCCATTCAAGCGGGGGCACGCGGATATTTATTGAAAAACAATGATCCCAACCGTATTCGAGATGCCATCAAGAGTGTCTATAACAACCATCATGTGCTGCAGGATGTCGTCCTGGATAAGATCAAAATGAACCTGAATGCAGGGAGTAACGCTGCGGATACTGTGTCCACTACTGCTCCTTCCAAAGCGACAGCAGCCATCCCTACCGAAAGCAAAATTGACCAAAGCTTATTTACGGAACGCGAGCTCGATGTCATGAAGCAGATCTCCAAAGGGCTATCGAACAAAGAAATCGCGAAGAAGCTGTTTATTTCCGAGGGAACAGTTGCGAATTACATTACTTCCATCTTGAATAAAACAGCGCTGGAACACCGTACGCAGATCGCTATCTATTATTTGACGGGCGAAACGAACATGTCTGATTGA
- a CDS encoding class I SAM-dependent methyltransferase produces METAQLNKSAWNTGAYQAWLKRFGTPAEAAVKIKEDPQKRIGKVYEHMGDIRGKKIINLLGSNGNKAVALALLGADVTIADFSYENEQYAKELAAAADVDLTYIVSDVLRLPPDVLSGEYDLVFMEFGILHYFLDLTELFQVVNSLLRKGGVLVLQDFHPVSTKLISSRGTTANIRKHKVTGDYFDTSLEEKDIAFSKFLSNGMNDTESKVLLRNWTLGEIVTSIASKGLCLKMLEELPNLSSEVFDKGIPKTFTIIAEKL; encoded by the coding sequence GTGGAAACAGCACAACTAAATAAATCGGCTTGGAACACTGGGGCTTATCAAGCGTGGCTGAAACGCTTTGGAACACCTGCTGAGGCAGCGGTCAAAATTAAAGAAGACCCCCAAAAGCGAATCGGTAAAGTATATGAGCACATGGGGGATATTCGCGGCAAAAAGATTATCAATTTACTCGGTTCAAATGGAAACAAAGCCGTTGCACTCGCCTTGCTAGGTGCCGACGTGACCATCGCCGATTTCTCTTATGAGAATGAGCAGTACGCCAAAGAACTGGCTGCAGCTGCCGATGTTGACCTGACTTACATCGTATCGGATGTATTGCGGTTACCTCCAGATGTATTGTCTGGTGAGTATGATCTCGTTTTTATGGAATTCGGTATTCTTCATTACTTTTTGGATTTAACCGAATTATTCCAGGTGGTCAACTCGCTCCTGCGAAAAGGCGGCGTGCTCGTCCTCCAAGATTTCCATCCGGTATCCACAAAACTCATCTCCTCACGCGGAACGACTGCTAATATCCGCAAACATAAAGTAACAGGCGATTATTTCGATACCTCGCTTGAGGAAAAGGACATTGCTTTCTCCAAATTCCTTTCGAACGGGATGAATGACACTGAATCAAAAGTATTGTTACGCAATTGGACATTAGGGGAAATTGTTACGTCCATTGCAAGCAAAGGGCTGTGCCTGAAAATGCTGGAAGAGCTCCCGAATCTTTCATCGGAAGTTTTTGATAAAGGAATCCCGAAAACCTTCACGATTATCGCCGAGAAATTATAA
- a CDS encoding TetR/AcrR family transcriptional regulator, which produces MKRIVKDPTTRRAEILEAAGELFRNQGYVHTTVDAIIQKVGVAKGTFYYYFKSKEEILEAFVQSMVDTLCEEYKKIADDSTLPVMEKVRQMLRSQSHPIDKQAEWMESLHRPENRELHERLNIAIIVKIAPVLAQVIEQGNKEAVFHVENALETVQFLLAGSQFLLESGIFHWEQEEQTKRLQAMQVIIERSLGAAPGSFSFL; this is translated from the coding sequence ATGAAAAGAATCGTGAAAGACCCCACAACACGGCGAGCAGAAATATTGGAAGCCGCCGGGGAGCTGTTTCGAAATCAGGGTTATGTCCATACAACCGTGGATGCAATCATTCAAAAAGTGGGCGTAGCGAAAGGAACCTTTTATTACTACTTCAAATCGAAGGAAGAGATCCTCGAAGCATTTGTCCAGTCCATGGTCGATACACTTTGCGAAGAATATAAAAAAATCGCAGATGACTCTACCTTACCTGTCATGGAGAAGGTTCGCCAGATGCTGCGCAGCCAGAGCCACCCCATCGACAAGCAAGCCGAATGGATGGAAAGCTTGCATCGCCCTGAAAACAGAGAGCTTCACGAGCGTCTGAACATCGCTATTATCGTAAAAATTGCCCCTGTCCTTGCGCAAGTCATTGAACAAGGAAATAAAGAAGCTGTCTTTCATGTCGAGAATGCCTTGGAGACCGTTCAGTTTCTCCTCGCTGGCTCGCAATTTTTGTTGGAATCAGGCATTTTTCATTGGGAGCAAGAGGAACAGACAAAGCGTCTACAAGCCATGCAGGTAATTATTGAAAGATCACTGGGAGCTGCGCCGGGGTCCTTCTCGTTTTTGTAA
- a CDS encoding MFS transporter, whose amino-acid sequence MLSGRMELWHIYLGVGISSISAAILSPAFKAAVSDLVSEERYSQASGLIQLASSAQYLISPLVAGFLLSAFDIQLVLLIDMMTFPLAVGAVLIIMKQDATPQKHDRQSFFCEMSEAFRYLLSKTLGIALSVSASGMLVSSLLIGLFGMGKSKVLMLSFSLVLADGWVKRSGRSSERERAEGLAFRLFSLAYLLPFSEL is encoded by the coding sequence ATGCTGTCCGGTCGAATGGAATTATGGCACATCTATTTGGGGGTCGGCATCAGCTCGATCTCTGCCGCTATTCTAAGCCCAGCCTTTAAAGCAGCCGTCTCCGATCTGGTTTCGGAAGAGCGGTACTCACAGGCAAGCGGGCTCATCCAACTGGCAAGTTCGGCTCAATATCTTATTTCTCCACTGGTTGCAGGGTTTCTTCTCAGTGCTTTTGATATCCAGCTCGTCTTACTCATCGATATGATGACCTTCCCTCTTGCTGTGGGCGCCGTGCTGATAATTATGAAACAGGATGCCACTCCCCAGAAACATGACAGACAAAGCTTTTTTTGCGAAATGTCTGAAGCCTTCCGCTATCTTCTTTCCAAGACGCTCGGTATCGCCCTTTCTGTATCTGCATCGGGCATGCTCGTCAGCAGTCTTTTGATCGGACTTTTCGGTATGGGAAAGAGCAAGGTACTCATGCTGTCCTTCTCTCTCGTACTTGCTGATGGCTGGGTCAAACGGTCGGGCAGATCATCGGAACGGGAGCGGGCAGAGGGATTGGCTTTCCGTTTGTTCTCTCTGGCGTACTTGTTGCCATTCTCGGAATTGTGA